The proteins below come from a single Fusobacterium sp. DD2 genomic window:
- the pheT gene encoding phenylalanine--tRNA ligase subunit beta, producing the protein MLISLDWLKQYVDIKENLKELDNALTMIGQEVEAIDIQGKDLDNVVVGQIVEYGKHPNSDRLTLLKVNVGKDEPLQIVCGAPNHKLGDKVVVATIGAVLPGDFKIKKSKIRDVESFGMLCSEVELGLGEDADGIIILPEDAPVGEEYRKYAGLDDVIFELEITPNRPDCLSHIGIAREIAAYYGRKVKYPVANFTETIESTTKYAKVTVEDKERCKRYRGRVITNVKVGESPEWLKKRIRAMGMHPINNIVDITNFVMFEYNQPMHAFDLDKVENGSVVVRSATPGEKITTLDGVERELNNEELVIANDDKAIAIAGIIGGVETEITSETKNIFLEVANFEPSNIRKTARRLGVTTESSYRNERGMDPEGVAEASDRAVALIVEIAGGEVLDGAIDRYVEKPQKFEIPLSFEKLNKFVGKEISEDVVGKILSNLGLGIKKLSQDTIIVTPPSFRGDLTRTADIYEEIIRMYGFDNIEAIMPVENIQAGTREPNVELTDEAKKIIREIGLQEVVNYSFIPRNAVEILNIKDPVINISNPLSEDMAILRPTLMWSLLANIRDNINRNQFDLRLAEVSRIFTPGEKLANEELRICIGLAGRPERTLWNPKPESYDFYTIKGYVEKVMDFLGIARYRLSRTTDANFHPGRSAEISIGNDVVGVFGEIHPDVQEKMEIKRERVYIAELNLAKLAKYRKKTIKYESIVKYPEVTRDLAIVLDRDVLVGDMVDAIKRVSPLIEKVDIFDVYQGEKIDADKKSAAISIVLRNKTKTLDEKEINGVIEKVLALIAKEYKGQIRQ; encoded by the coding sequence ATGTTAATTTCTTTAGACTGGTTAAAACAGTACGTAGATATAAAAGAGAATTTAAAAGAGCTAGATAACGCCTTGACTATGATTGGTCAAGAGGTTGAAGCTATAGATATTCAAGGTAAAGATCTTGATAATGTAGTAGTAGGACAGATAGTTGAATATGGAAAACACCCAAATTCAGATAGACTTACACTACTTAAAGTAAATGTTGGAAAGGATGAACCATTACAAATCGTATGTGGAGCACCTAACCACAAATTAGGAGATAAGGTAGTAGTTGCAACTATTGGTGCAGTACTTCCTGGAGATTTCAAAATCAAAAAAAGCAAGATAAGAGATGTTGAATCTTTTGGAATGCTTTGCTCAGAAGTAGAATTAGGACTTGGAGAAGATGCAGATGGAATAATTATCCTTCCTGAAGATGCTCCAGTTGGAGAAGAGTATAGAAAATATGCAGGACTTGACGATGTTATATTCGAACTTGAAATAACACCAAATAGACCTGACTGCCTATCTCACATAGGAATAGCAAGAGAAATTGCTGCATACTATGGAAGAAAGGTAAAATACCCAGTAGCAAACTTTACAGAGACTATTGAATCAACTACAAAATACGCTAAAGTAACAGTTGAAGATAAAGAGAGATGTAAAAGATATAGAGGTAGAGTAATCACTAATGTTAAAGTTGGAGAATCTCCTGAATGGCTAAAGAAGAGAATTAGAGCTATGGGAATGCACCCTATTAACAACATAGTGGATATTACAAACTTCGTAATGTTTGAATACAACCAACCAATGCATGCTTTTGACCTTGATAAAGTTGAAAATGGAAGCGTTGTAGTAAGAAGTGCAACACCTGGAGAAAAGATAACTACACTTGATGGTGTTGAAAGAGAATTAAATAACGAAGAGTTAGTTATAGCTAATGATGACAAGGCTATTGCAATAGCAGGAATCATAGGAGGAGTGGAAACAGAGATCACTTCTGAAACTAAGAATATATTCCTTGAAGTAGCAAATTTTGAGCCTTCAAATATAAGAAAAACTGCCAGAAGATTAGGTGTTACTACTGAATCTTCATACAGAAATGAAAGAGGAATGGACCCTGAGGGAGTAGCAGAAGCAAGTGACAGAGCTGTAGCTCTAATTGTTGAAATAGCTGGTGGAGAGGTTCTTGACGGAGCTATTGACAGATATGTTGAAAAACCTCAAAAATTCGAAATTCCTTTAAGCTTTGAAAAATTAAACAAATTCGTTGGAAAGGAAATATCTGAAGATGTAGTTGGTAAGATATTAAGTAACCTTGGATTAGGAATTAAAAAACTATCTCAGGATACTATAATAGTAACACCACCTTCATTTAGAGGAGACCTTACAAGAACTGCAGATATCTATGAAGAGATTATCAGAATGTATGGATTTGACAATATTGAAGCTATTATGCCAGTAGAAAATATTCAAGCTGGAACAAGAGAACCAAATGTTGAATTAACTGATGAAGCTAAGAAAATCATAAGAGAGATAGGATTACAAGAGGTAGTAAACTACTCATTTATTCCTAGAAATGCAGTGGAAATCTTAAATATAAAGGACCCAGTTATCAATATAAGCAACCCATTAAGTGAAGATATGGCTATATTAAGACCAACACTTATGTGGAGCTTACTTGCAAATATAAGAGACAACATAAACAGAAACCAATTTGATTTAAGACTTGCAGAAGTATCTAGAATATTCACACCTGGAGAAAAACTTGCAAATGAAGAGTTAAGAATCTGTATAGGACTTGCTGGAAGACCAGAAAGAACTCTATGGAATCCAAAACCAGAATCATATGATTTCTACACAATAAAAGGATATGTTGAAAAGGTAATGGACTTCCTTGGAATAGCAAGATACAGACTTTCTAGAACAACTGATGCTAACTTCCACCCAGGAAGAAGTGCAGAGATCTCTATTGGAAATGATGTAGTTGGAGTATTTGGAGAGATCCACCCAGACGTTCAGGAAAAAATGGAAATCAAAAGAGAAAGAGTGTATATTGCAGAGTTAAATCTTGCAAAACTTGCTAAATACAGAAAGAAAACTATAAAATATGAAAGCATTGTTAAATATCCAGAAGTAACAAGAGACTTAGCTATCGTTCTTGATAGAGATGTACTTGTTGGAGATATGGTAGATGCAATAAAAAGAGTATCACCTCTAATTGAAAAAGTTGATATATTTGACGTATATCAAGGTGAGAAGATAGATGCAGATAAGAAATCAGCAGCTATAAGCATTGTACTTAGAAATAAAACTAAGACACTTGATGAAAAAGAGATCAATGGAGTAATTGAAAAAGTTCTTGCTCTAATTGCAAAAGAATACAAAGGACAAATTAGACAATAA
- a CDS encoding acyltransferase family protein, which yields MKRENNIDGLRVLACFMVIIIHLASDYIVDYMEIGGSYFTWANIYDSMCRVAVPLFVIISGRYALWDQGNIDYKEYYKKVWKKIYIPTLIWSVVYFGFFYLQIYIKGDKNWWLPVKAFYEGAPYYHMWYLYMCIGLYLLTPFLIRLRFKIGEENFRKLGYTFLIFGIILVATQELLIKIRFYERDDMLRYLKYFWYFNYFRFLNYIGYFILGYSLKDVKVSRNWGLAGTFLSLGSMCVAMQYTKSVIVYNYNLPFVAGGAFLLYFTFNNLKFGYNFKNLAGHTFNVYLVHAMIITVLTFVIRWLLGIYPSPVWFIPLGGGFVFIASLLFSIGLEKILRYIK from the coding sequence ATGAAAAGAGAGAATAATATAGATGGATTGAGAGTCCTTGCATGCTTTATGGTGATAATAATCCATTTGGCATCTGACTATATAGTTGACTATATGGAGATAGGTGGAAGTTATTTTACCTGGGCAAATATATATGACTCAATGTGCAGAGTAGCAGTACCCCTATTTGTAATAATAAGTGGACGGTATGCTCTTTGGGATCAAGGTAATATTGATTATAAAGAATATTATAAAAAGGTATGGAAAAAGATATATATTCCCACTCTTATATGGAGTGTAGTGTATTTTGGATTTTTCTATTTACAGATTTATATAAAGGGAGATAAAAACTGGTGGTTACCAGTAAAGGCATTTTATGAAGGAGCACCATACTATCATATGTGGTACCTTTATATGTGCATAGGTCTTTACCTTCTAACACCTTTCCTTATAAGGCTACGCTTTAAAATAGGAGAGGAGAATTTTAGAAAATTAGGTTATACATTTTTAATATTTGGAATAATTCTTGTGGCGACACAGGAGCTACTTATAAAAATCAGATTTTATGAGAGAGATGATATGTTGAGGTATCTTAAATATTTCTGGTACTTTAACTATTTCAGATTTTTAAACTATATAGGCTATTTTATCCTGGGATACTCATTAAAAGATGTAAAGGTTAGCCGGAATTGGGGACTGGCAGGTACATTTTTATCCCTGGGAAGTATGTGTGTTGCTATGCAATATACAAAATCTGTGATAGTCTATAACTATAACCTGCCTTTTGTGGCAGGAGGAGCTTTTTTGCTCTATTTCACTTTTAACAATTTAAAATTTGGCTACAATTTTAAAAACCTAGCTGGACACACATTTAATGTATATCTGGTTCACGCTATGATTATAACTGTGCTAACCTTTGTGATAAGATGGCTTTTAGGCATCTATCCAAGTCCAGTGTGGTTTATCCCTCTAGGTGGAGGGTTTGTATTTATTGCGTCTTTATTATTTTCTATAGGGTTGGAGAAAATATTGAGGTATATAAAATAA
- a CDS encoding L-serine ammonia-lyase gives MDTLKELFKIGNGPSSSHTMGPERAARRFKEKNPDAVRFEVELYGSLALTGKGHLTDWIIKKTLIPAPTEIIWKPEYIHPYHPNGMLFRAYDGHDKKIDEWLVFSVGGGTIMELNQARHGGSKVYNFNKMSQIKQWCNENQKELWEYVVECEGEGIFDYLIQIWEAMEDAVQRGIVATGVLPGTLKYPRKASIFYRKSRANHTKSGFVGRIFAYSLAVAEENGSGGRVVTAPTCGSCGVIPGLLYAMKEEYEIDEKDILKGLAIAGIIGNLIKENATISGAEGGCQAEVGSACSMAAAMACFLLGGSLDQIEYAAEMALEHHLGLTCDPVGGYVQVPCIERNAAAASRALESAVYCLYTDGKNRVTFDQVVLTMGQTGKDMKEEYRETSLGGLAKFTFNATC, from the coding sequence ATGGATACGTTAAAGGAATTATTTAAGATTGGAAATGGACCATCGAGTTCCCATACAATGGGACCAGAAAGAGCAGCTAGAAGATTTAAGGAGAAAAATCCAGATGCTGTAAGATTTGAAGTTGAGCTATATGGATCACTTGCACTTACAGGTAAAGGGCACTTAACAGACTGGATAATCAAGAAAACACTTATCCCTGCACCTACAGAGATCATATGGAAACCTGAGTATATTCACCCTTATCACCCAAATGGAATGTTGTTTAGAGCTTACGATGGGCACGATAAGAAGATTGATGAATGGCTGGTATTCTCAGTTGGTGGAGGAACAATAATGGAACTTAACCAGGCGAGACATGGTGGAAGTAAGGTATATAACTTCAATAAGATGTCTCAGATTAAACAGTGGTGTAATGAGAACCAGAAAGAGCTTTGGGAATATGTAGTTGAATGTGAAGGAGAGGGAATATTTGACTATCTTATCCAAATCTGGGAAGCTATGGAAGATGCAGTACAAAGAGGTATAGTGGCAACAGGAGTACTTCCAGGAACACTTAAATACCCAAGAAAAGCATCTATATTCTATAGAAAATCAAGAGCAAATCACACTAAGAGTGGATTTGTTGGAAGAATATTTGCTTACTCACTTGCAGTTGCAGAGGAAAATGGAAGTGGAGGAAGAGTAGTTACAGCTCCTACATGTGGATCTTGTGGAGTAATACCTGGACTTCTATATGCAATGAAAGAGGAGTATGAAATAGATGAAAAGGATATCTTAAAAGGACTTGCAATAGCAGGAATAATAGGTAACCTTATTAAAGAAAATGCAACAATTTCAGGAGCTGAAGGTGGATGTCAGGCTGAAGTTGGATCAGCATGTTCAATGGCTGCAGCAATGGCTTGTTTCCTATTAGGAGGAAGCCTAGACCAGATAGAATATGCAGCAGAAATGGCACTTGAACACCACTTAGGACTGACTTGTGACCCTGTAGGAGGATATGTACAGGTTCCATGTATTGAAAGAAACGCAGCTGCAGCATCAAGAGCACTTGAATCAGCAGTATATTGTCTGTATACAGATGGAAAAAACAGAGTTACCTTTGACCAGGTAGTACTTACTATGGGTCAAACAGGTAAGGATATGAAAGAAGAATATAGAGAAACATCTCTAGGAGGACTTGCTAAATTTACATTTAATGCAACATGCTAG